In the Streptomyces sp. WMMC940 genome, GGAGAGGTCCACGAACTGGGCCTGGCCGCCGGGGCGGTGGCCGGAGACCACCAGCCGGCGGGCGAGTTGGTTGGCGACATGGGCGCCGAGGTCGCTGCGCACGATGTGCAGGCACAGATCGAGTCCGGCGGTCATCCCGGCGCTGGTGAGGACCCGGCCCTCGTCGACGTAGAGGACCGAGTCGTCCACTTCCACCTCGGGGTAGCGCTTCGCCAGATCGGCCGTGTTCAGCCAGTGCGCCGCGGCCCGGCGGCCGTTCAGGAGCCCGGCCTCCGCGAGTGCGAACGCCCCGGTGCACAGGGACACCATGCGGGCGCCCGCGTCGTAGGCGCGGCGCAGCGCGTCGACGAACTCGGCGGGAAGGGACTCGCCCCGGTTGACGACCGCGTCCGGTACCGAGGGCACGATCACGGTGCCGGAGGTGACCAGGTCCTCGACGCCGAGGGTGGTGCGGACGGAGAACCCCCGTGCCGGACCGGCGGCGGAGGGCGGGGTCACGGAGCACACCCGCAGGTCGTACCAGGGGTCGGCGAGATCCGGCTGGGGATCACCGAAGACCGCGTAGGCGATGGCCGTCTCGTAGACCTCGCACACCTGCATGTCCGTGTCGTTGACCAGAGCGATGGCGACAGACCCAGGATTCATACCGGCAAGCCTACGGCAGGAATTTTGCGAAGGTCGGCACTTCTGCCACTGTCCGTCGCCGCACCGCGGTGCGAGGGTGTTGGCAGCGGGTTGACCATCGCCGAGATGCAAACCATGCAAACCACAGTGCGAATTGGAACGGGAGTACGCAATGTCGAACACCAAAGCAGCCCAAGCTCCGGTGTCGGTCATCGGCCTGGGTCTGATGGGCCAGGCGTTGGCCGCTGCCTTCCTCAAGGCGGGGCACCCGACCACCGTGTGGAACCGGACGGCCGCCAAAGCCGACCAGCTCGTCGCCGGGGGTGCCACGCGCGCCGGTTCGGTCGGGGACGCGATCGCGGCGAGCCCGCTGGTCGTCCTCTGCGTCACGGACTACTCCGCCGTGCGCGAGTTGCTCGACCCGCTGGCCGGCTCGCTCGAGGGCAAGGTCGTGGTCAACCTGACGACCGGCACGTCGACGCAGGCCCCGCGAGACCGCCGAGTGGGCGGCGGGCGTGGGGACCACCTACCTCGACGGCGCCATCATGGCGATCCCGCCGGACATCGCCACCGACGCCGCCGTGCTGCTGTACAGCGGCCCGAAGGCGGCGTTCGACGAGCACGAGGCGACCCTGCGCGCGCTGGGCGCCGCGGGCACCACGTACCTGGACACCGACCACGGGCTGTCCGCGCTCTACGACATGTCGCTGCTGGGCATCATGTGGGGCATCCTCAACGGCTTCCTCCAGGGCGCCGCCCTGCTGGGCACCGCCAAGGTGAAGGCCACCACCTTCGCCCCGCTGGCCAACACGATGATCAACGTGGTCACCGAGTACGTGACCGCGTACGCCCCGCAGATCGACGAGGGCAAGTACCCGGCGGGCGATGCCACCATGACGGTCCACCAGGACGCGCTGGAGCACCTCGCCGAGGAGAGCGAGACGCTCGGCATCAGCGCCGAACTGCCCCGCTTCTTCAAGGCGCTCGTCGACCGAGCGGTGGCCGACGGCCACGCCGACAGCGGCTACGCGGCCCTGATCGAGCAGTTCCGCAAGCCCTCCGCCTGACCGACGCGTTCCACCCGGCCTCCGGGGTACGGCCCAGACGCCGTGCCCCGGAGGTTTTTTTGCATTCCACCTGCACGTAATTCTCACATTTCAATCCCCGACAATCCCCCTGCCGCCTCTCAAACGGAATTACTCGGGGAAGACCGAAAATCGCCGCTGCTTGACTAGGTTGGCAGCGTTTTCCGGACACAGTCCGAGGATCCGGGGGAGTGCCCGGCATTCACGCCGGCGACACATCGAGGAGAAATGTGAGTACAGCCAACGAGTACGGCGCGATATCGGCCAACGAGAAGACGGCGTCCGGTTCCGGCCGGACCGCGACGCGGCTGCCACGGCGCACCCTGCTGAAGGCTGCCGGGGCCACCACGCTCGTCGCCGCGGCGGGCGCGGCCGTCGCGCAGCCGACCGCGGCAGCGGCGGCGGTGAAGAAGGACTTCGACGTCATCGTCGTCGGCGCCGGCCTCGCCGGGGTCACCGCCGCGCGCGAGCTGAAGGCCCAGGGCAAGCGCGTCCTGCTGCTCGAGGCGCGCAACCGCATCGGAGGACGGACCTGGACCGACGTCTATCAGGGGCAGCAGATCGAGCGCGGCGGCGCCTGGGTCGACCCACTGCAGCCGTACGTGTGGCGGGAGCTGAACCGCTACAAGCTGCCGATCGTCGCCGACGCAGGTGTCGAGCGAAGCATCCTGCCCACCCTCGACGGGTTCCAGGAGTACGACCCGGCCGAGGCGTACGCCCGTCAGAAGGAGTTGTTCACCCCGTTCTTCGAGGACGGCAACCGTGAGTACTTCGAGCGCCCCTACGAGCCGCTCTACCGGGAGGACCTGGTGCGCAAGCACGACGGGTTCTCCCTTCGCGACCGGCTCGACCAGCTGAAGTACCCCCCGGAGGACGAGATCCGGCTCACCAGCACGACCTCGCTGTACGGCGGTTCCAGCAAGCGCGGCGCGCTGACCCACCTCACCCAGTGGTGGGCGTTGTCCGGCTGGAACTTCGACAGCTTCCACGGCGTCAACACCTACCGACCGAAGTACGGCACGGTCTCCCTGCTCCAGGCCATCCTGGCGGAGGCGGCACCCACACTGTGCCTGAACTCCCCCGTGGCCGCGGTCGAGCAGGACGGCAGACGGGTCCGCGTCGTCACCCGCGCCGGGAACAAGTTCGTCGCCCCCGAGGTCATCATGGCCGTACCGGTCAACGTATGGAAGACGATCAAGTTCAGTCCGGGGCTGCCGAAGGCGCACCGCACGGCCTCCACCGCGGGCATCGGCGTGCCCCACGAGAAGAAGCTGTGGCTGGACCTGAAGCAGCCTGCCGACCGCTTCGTCGCGGAGGCCCCGGAGGGGCACCCGATCTGCATCATGGGCCGTTTCGACGTGGGCCAGCCGGTGGTCGCGTTCAGCGTCAAGGACACCTTCGACGTGCGGGACCGCAAGCAGGTCGAGGCCGCGGTGAAGGACATCCTCCCGGACGCCCAACTGCGCGGCTACACGGCGCACGACTGGCACGCGGACGAGTTCGCGCTGGGAGTCGGCGCCTTCCGCCAACCGTTCCAGCTGACCAGGCTGCACCGTGACATCCAGAAGCCGCACGGCCGCGTCAAGTTCGCCGGCGGCGACATCGCCGACGGCTGGAGCGGCTACATGGACGGCGCCGTCGAGTCCGGCATCCGCGTGGCCGGCGGCAAGCTCCTGACCACCCACGAGATCGAGCGCCTGACGAGCGCGGCGGCCCTGCGGGCCCCGCAGGTCGACCGCCGACTGTACCGCTCGATGTCGGCGTTCTGACCCGCTTCCCCGCCCGGTCTCCCCATGATCTGCCGACGGTCTACGGACGGTCTTCGGTGACCGGCGCCGCACCACCGGCAGCGGGCTTCGGTCCGCTGCCGGTTTCAGATCTCTCACGCATTCCTTTTATGCCCGATGAATTCACCGTGCACCTGGAAACCCGAGGATAAGGTCAGGACCATGAGCATAACTTCGGACACTCTCGCAAAAGATCCGGCGGAGTCGCTGTTCGCCTGGTTCCGTTCGATGCTCGACACCCAGCCGGTGCACCGGGACCCGGAAAACGGTTGGCAGGTGTTCGGCCACGCCGACATCTCCCGGATCCTCGCCGACACGACGACCTTCTCCTCCGACACCGCGCACGCCTTCAATCCACCGCAGCCCGATCTCGACTTCTTCGACATGGGCAATCTGGTGACGACGGACCCGCCCCGGCACCGCCAGCTCCGCTCGGTGATCAGCTCGGTGTTCACCGCGCGGGCCGTGACCGGGCTGACGCCCCGGATCGAGAAGATCACCAACGCCCTGCTCGACGGGGTGGCCGGCGCCGACCGCTTCGACTTGATCGACTCGCTCGCCTACTCGCTGCCCATCAACGTGATCCTGGAGCTGCTGGGCCTGCCGGTCGAGGACGAGCCGCTGTTCCGGGTGTGGGGCGAGGCCCTCGGCACCGTGGACGCCGCGACCGTCCCCCAGGAACAGTTGGAGAACGAAGTCGTCCCGGCGGTGCGGGAGATGAACGCGTATCTTCTGGAGCACGTACGACGGCTGCGCAAGAACCCCACCGACGACGTGCTCAGCAGGCTCGCGGCCGCCGAGGTCGACGGAAAGTACCTGGACGACGGCGAGATCGTCGGGGTCACCGGCCTGACCATGTTCGCCGGGCACGCCACCACGATGGCCCTCATCGGCAACGCCGTCCTCCTCTTCGACCGGCACCCGGAGGTCGGAGCCGCCGTGCGCTCGGACCGCTCGCTGCTGCCGGGCGCGCTGGAGGAGGTGCTGCGGCTGCGGCCGCCGTTCCCGAGGCTCGCCCGGATCA is a window encoding:
- a CDS encoding helix-turn-helix domain-containing protein, coding for MNPGSVAIALVNDTDMQVCEVYETAIAYAVFGDPQPDLADPWYDLRVCSVTPPSAAGPARGFSVRTTLGVEDLVTSGTVIVPSVPDAVVNRGESLPAEFVDALRRAYDAGARMVSLCTGAFALAEAGLLNGRRAAAHWLNTADLAKRYPEVEVDDSVLYVDEGRVLTSAGMTAGLDLCLHIVRSDLGAHVANQLARRLVVSGHRPGGQAQFVDLSVPVTDDDSLAPVMDWVARHLDRPLTVDGMAKQAGVSTRTFFRRLQAATGMTPLKWLLNQRLAHAQTLLETTDLSIDRVSEFSGLGTAANLRRHFTLHVGVTPTDYRQSFGSAPVRRNALSGGRR
- a CDS encoding flavin monoamine oxidase family protein, whose protein sequence is MSTANEYGAISANEKTASGSGRTATRLPRRTLLKAAGATTLVAAAGAAVAQPTAAAAAVKKDFDVIVVGAGLAGVTAARELKAQGKRVLLLEARNRIGGRTWTDVYQGQQIERGGAWVDPLQPYVWRELNRYKLPIVADAGVERSILPTLDGFQEYDPAEAYARQKELFTPFFEDGNREYFERPYEPLYREDLVRKHDGFSLRDRLDQLKYPPEDEIRLTSTTSLYGGSSKRGALTHLTQWWALSGWNFDSFHGVNTYRPKYGTVSLLQAILAEAAPTLCLNSPVAAVEQDGRRVRVVTRAGNKFVAPEVIMAVPVNVWKTIKFSPGLPKAHRTASTAGIGVPHEKKLWLDLKQPADRFVAEAPEGHPICIMGRFDVGQPVVAFSVKDTFDVRDRKQVEAAVKDILPDAQLRGYTAHDWHADEFALGVGAFRQPFQLTRLHRDIQKPHGRVKFAGGDIADGWSGYMDGAVESGIRVAGGKLLTTHEIERLTSAAALRAPQVDRRLYRSMSAF
- a CDS encoding cytochrome P450, with translation MSITSDTLAKDPAESLFAWFRSMLDTQPVHRDPENGWQVFGHADISRILADTTTFSSDTAHAFNPPQPDLDFFDMGNLVTTDPPRHRQLRSVISSVFTARAVTGLTPRIEKITNALLDGVAGADRFDLIDSLAYSLPINVILELLGLPVEDEPLFRVWGEALGTVDAATVPQEQLENEVVPAVREMNAYLLEHVRRLRKNPTDDVLSRLAAAEVDGKYLDDGEIVGVTGLTMFAGHATTMALIGNAVLLFDRHPEVGAAVRSDRSLLPGALEEVLRLRPPFPRLARITTADTELGGHTVPAGSLVTPWIGAANRDGSRFPDPDRFDIHRTTSHLVFGQGIHFCLGAPLARLEAKIALNILMDRYRDIAVDRTGSLEFENPRQLISPTRLPVRVSG